A single region of the Triticum dicoccoides isolate Atlit2015 ecotype Zavitan chromosome 2B, WEW_v2.0, whole genome shotgun sequence genome encodes:
- the LOC119364120 gene encoding uncharacterized protein LOC119364120 isoform X2, with amino-acid sequence MASALGASPWPPTHPPHHHRCTQTVDPCRRRAAPVMVGCIYAEDEGGFYYCYGQKKAKAGKDNNVRSQPRGDSREREESCASAPGSEEARRRRGRGATLPWSRATRGSGIAAEEGGDPLPLHLTIRQEPLWMILSIRVLCIF; translated from the exons ATGGCCTCTGCACTAGGAGCCTCTCCATGGCCTCCTACCCATCCCCCCCACCACCATAGGTGCACACAGACGGTGGATCCGTGCCGGAGAAGAGCAGCTCCAGTTATGGTGGGGTGCATCTATGCCGAAGATGAAGGAG GATTTTACTACTGCTATGGACAAAAGAAGGCTAAAGCTGGGAAAGACAACAATGTCAGGAGCCAACCGAG GGGAGACTCCAGGGAGAGAGAGGAAAGCTGCGCAAGTGCCCCTGGAAGCGAGGAAGCTCGGCGCCGTCGCGGAAGAGGAGCTACACTTCCATGGAGTAGAGCGACGAGGGGCTCCGGCATCGCTGCAGAGGAGGGAGGAGATCCACTGCCACTGCACCTGACAATTCGACAAGAACCTCTCTGGATGATTTTGTC AATTCGGGTGTTATGCATTTTTTAA
- the LOC119364120 gene encoding uncharacterized protein LOC119364120 isoform X1 — protein sequence MASALGASPWPPTHPPHHHRCTQTVDPCRRRAAPVMVGCIYAEDEGGPPPVFASSLRPCCSSSSLSPHLAVQQPGQGEGAARPGSISLLHAGELDEQVAREAATASGGAAQERPPPGFYYCYGQKKAKAGKDNNVRSQPRGDSREREESCASAPGSEEARRRRGRGATLPWSRATRGSGIAAEEGGDPLPLHLTIRQEPLWMILSIRVLCIF from the exons ATGGCCTCTGCACTAGGAGCCTCTCCATGGCCTCCTACCCATCCCCCCCACCACCATAGGTGCACACAGACGGTGGATCCGTGCCGGAGAAGAGCAGCTCCAGTTATGGTGGGGTGCATCTATGCCGAAGATGAAGGAGGTCCGCCGCCCGTCTTTGCCTCCTCGCTGCGTCCTTgttgctcctcctcctctctctctccgcaCCTAGCAGTGCAGCAGCCAGGCCAAGGGGAAGGAGCAGCCCGACCCGGCTCCATCTCTCTCCTTCATGCAGGAGAACTGGATGAGCAGGTGGCGAGGGAAGCCGCCACGGCTAGCGGCGGCGCTGCACAGGAACGTCCACCTCCAG GATTTTACTACTGCTATGGACAAAAGAAGGCTAAAGCTGGGAAAGACAACAATGTCAGGAGCCAACCGAG GGGAGACTCCAGGGAGAGAGAGGAAAGCTGCGCAAGTGCCCCTGGAAGCGAGGAAGCTCGGCGCCGTCGCGGAAGAGGAGCTACACTTCCATGGAGTAGAGCGACGAGGGGCTCCGGCATCGCTGCAGAGGAGGGAGGAGATCCACTGCCACTGCACCTGACAATTCGACAAGAACCTCTCTGGATGATTTTGTC AATTCGGGTGTTATGCATTTTTTAA
- the LOC119364120 gene encoding uncharacterized protein LOC119364120 isoform X3 translates to MQENWMSRWRGKPPRLAAALHRNVHLQDFTTAMDKRRLKLGKTTMSGANRDPKCREAGFIFPHHHNKGETPGRERKAAQVPLEARKLGAVAEEELHFHGVERRGAPASLQRREEIHCHCT, encoded by the exons ATGCAGGAGAACTGGATGAGCAGGTGGCGAGGGAAGCCGCCACGGCTAGCGGCGGCGCTGCACAGGAACGTCCACCTCCAG GATTTTACTACTGCTATGGACAAAAGAAGGCTAAAGCTGGGAAAGACAACAATGTCAGGAGCCAACCGAG ATCCAAAATGCCGAGAAGCAGGGTTTATTTTCCCTCATCACCATAACAAAG GGGAGACTCCAGGGAGAGAGAGGAAAGCTGCGCAAGTGCCCCTGGAAGCGAGGAAGCTCGGCGCCGTCGCGGAAGAGGAGCTACACTTCCATGGAGTAGAGCGACGAGGGGCTCCGGCATCGCTGCAGAGGAGGGAGGAGATCCACTGCCACTGCACCTGA